One genomic region from Sphingobacterium multivorum encodes:
- the idi gene encoding isopentenyl-diphosphate Delta-isomerase, whose product MTQENVILVDSNDNMIGSMEKYEAHEKGLLHRAFSVFLFNDQDELLLQQRALGKYHCGGLWTNSCCSHQRLGESNVEASKRRLMEELGIAAVDLQDTFSFLYKAQFDNGLTEHEFDYVLFGKFNGTPQINEEEVAATKYLNQQEIQDAIQQAPEQFTPWFKLIIERAFDTYFSIYKNKL is encoded by the coding sequence ATGACGCAAGAAAATGTAATCCTGGTCGACAGCAATGACAATATGATTGGTAGCATGGAGAAATATGAAGCCCATGAAAAAGGGCTATTGCACCGTGCTTTTAGCGTATTTTTGTTCAATGATCAAGATGAATTGCTGCTGCAACAAAGAGCATTAGGTAAATACCACTGTGGCGGACTTTGGACCAATAGCTGCTGCTCTCATCAGCGACTGGGTGAAAGTAACGTAGAGGCCTCCAAAAGGCGTTTAATGGAAGAACTAGGCATTGCAGCAGTCGATCTTCAAGATACCTTCTCGTTCCTTTATAAGGCTCAATTTGACAACGGACTTACGGAGCATGAATTCGATTATGTCTTATTCGGAAAATTTAATGGAACTCCACAAATTAACGAAGAAGAAGTTGCCGCAACAAAATACTTGAATCAACAGGAAATTCAAGATGCAATACAACAAGCACCCGAGCAGTTTACACCCTGGTTCAAACTCATCATTGAACGTGCTTTTGATACCTACTTCAGTATATATAAAAACAAATTATAA
- a CDS encoding nicotinamide mononucleotide adenylyltransferase yields the protein MAREIFETKRKALKINLNPEIYGTFAEIGAGQEVARNFFNAGAASGTIAKTMSAYDMAFSDAIYGEEADGRYVSRTRLKKMLSHEFDLLTQRLHGDKYCNKKFFAFADTVTTLNFTKTNEPHGWIGLRFQHEVGGPTNDIIVHVRLLDSDNQLQQKVLGIIGVNLLFAAYYYTDNVQTMIESLVDNLSVGSVEIDLVKLNGPLFENVNQRLINLYLIAKGFAKAAIFQPDGKAVQIKDYLYKKNIILLRTKYRQKSLPNFDLFNLAVEQFKKNTGATDADTIVLIEVLMGNVLEDTHEITDEDLQEFASRADELCATGNNIIVSNFRRNNHLAEFISNFKPKNIGIATNVYNLKNIFNSDNYNKELYTNELLSYISGMFNKNVKLYAYPYLLKKENKIITTHNMPVSEEAKPLFEFLIKNGYIIDIENYDEKFVKTV from the coding sequence ATGGCAAGAGAAATTTTTGAAACCAAACGAAAGGCCCTGAAAATAAATCTAAACCCAGAGATTTATGGAACCTTTGCAGAAATCGGTGCTGGACAGGAAGTCGCACGTAACTTTTTCAACGCAGGAGCAGCATCAGGCACAATTGCTAAAACAATGTCGGCTTACGACATGGCTTTCAGTGATGCGATTTATGGTGAAGAGGCTGATGGTCGTTACGTCAGCAGAACACGTTTAAAGAAAATGCTCTCCCATGAATTCGATCTTCTTACCCAACGGCTTCATGGCGATAAATACTGCAACAAAAAATTCTTTGCCTTTGCAGATACCGTAACAACGCTCAATTTCACGAAGACAAATGAACCTCATGGCTGGATCGGACTTCGCTTCCAGCATGAAGTGGGAGGCCCTACAAATGATATTATTGTCCATGTAAGACTGCTAGACAGCGACAACCAATTACAACAAAAAGTTTTAGGTATCATTGGTGTTAACCTGTTATTTGCAGCTTATTATTATACAGACAATGTGCAGACCATGATCGAATCATTGGTCGACAACCTTTCTGTTGGTTCCGTTGAGATTGACCTGGTTAAATTAAACGGACCGCTGTTTGAAAACGTCAACCAACGTCTCATCAACTTATACCTGATCGCAAAAGGATTTGCTAAAGCCGCAATATTCCAGCCTGATGGCAAAGCGGTACAAATTAAAGATTATCTGTACAAGAAGAACATTATTTTACTTCGTACCAAATACCGTCAGAAATCCCTTCCAAACTTTGACTTATTCAATCTTGCCGTTGAACAGTTCAAAAAAAATACGGGTGCAACTGACGCAGACACCATTGTATTAATTGAGGTCCTGATGGGAAATGTCTTGGAAGATACGCATGAAATTACAGATGAAGACCTTCAAGAATTTGCTTCTAGAGCTGACGAACTATGTGCGACAGGCAATAATATTATCGTCAGCAACTTTAGAAGAAATAATCATTTAGCAGAGTTTATAAGCAACTTTAAGCCCAAAAACATTGGAATTGCAACCAACGTTTACAATTTAAAGAACATTTTTAATTCAGATAATTATAATAAAGAGCTATACACAAATGAACTCCTTTCCTATATCTCGGGAATGTTCAACAAAAATGTGAAACTCTATGCATATCCTTATCTCTTGAAAAAAGAAAATAAGATTATTACGACGCACAATATGCCCGTTTCTGAAGAAGCCAAACCTTTGTTTGAATTCTTAATTAAAAACGGCTATATCATCGATATTGAAAATTACGACGAGAAATTTGTAAAAACCGTATAA
- a CDS encoding NUDIX hydrolase — MEKWKLLSSAYICKEPWATLRRDTCELPDGRINDHYYVLEYPDWVNMIGITEQNELLVIKQYRHGAGIIALEIPAGTTEPGEDPKNAAVREMLEETGYQFDQIEEIATLYANPATSGNITYTYLMTGGKKVQEQALDEHEEIDVYRIPLEEAKRMLLDNEFNQALHASALFYAFNKLGLL, encoded by the coding sequence ATGGAAAAATGGAAACTATTATCCTCTGCATATATCTGTAAAGAGCCTTGGGCCACGCTGCGCAGAGATACTTGTGAGCTTCCGGATGGACGGATCAATGATCATTATTACGTACTGGAGTATCCCGATTGGGTAAATATGATCGGAATTACTGAGCAGAACGAGCTTTTGGTTATCAAGCAATACCGTCATGGAGCCGGCATTATTGCATTGGAGATTCCCGCAGGGACAACAGAACCCGGAGAAGATCCTAAAAATGCTGCTGTACGTGAAATGCTTGAAGAAACAGGTTATCAATTTGATCAGATTGAAGAGATCGCCACTCTTTATGCCAATCCGGCGACAAGTGGCAATATTACCTATACCTATCTGATGACAGGAGGCAAAAAAGTTCAGGAACAGGCGTTAGATGAACATGAAGAAATCGATGTCTATCGTATACCGCTTGAAGAAGCAAAAAGGATGCTACTGGACAACGAATTCAATCAGGCACTCCATGCGAGTGCGCTATTCTATGCTTTCAATAAATTAGGCTTGTTATAA
- a CDS encoding phospho-sugar mutase, translating to MKNLDKDIQKKIEDWLTPSYDEGTRKAVQDLIDNNEETELTDSFYKDLEFGTGGLRGIMGVGSNRMNKYTIGKATQGLANYLKKQFPDQEIKVAVSYDSRNNSQAFGQLVANVFAANGIKVHLFTALRPTPMLSFAIRHFGCQSGVMLTASHNPKEYNGYKAYWNDGCQLTAPHDKNVIDEVNAINAVNDIKFEGNTHNIIPVGDEIDQLYIDANKKLSIHPEAVLAQKNLKIVFSPIHGTGITIVPKMLEAWGFENVSVVAEQATPDGNFPTVIYPNPEEEDAMALAKKKGEEIDADLVLATDPDADRVGIAVKNNNGEFQLLNGNQIGSLLVYYVLSTKSELKQLGSNPYIVKTIVTSNLQADIADHYGVKHYETLTGFKYIGELITNLGDSAQYLVGGEESYGFLVGDLVRDKDAPNSCAFLAEMTAYFKTKGKTVYEVLLDIYKEFGCYQEKLISLTKKGKAGAEEIQAMMNGLRHNLPTTLGGIKVKEIRDYQLSQTTDMSTGERRAISLPKSDVLQFITVDGDVISARPSGTEPKIKFYCSVKENLTDTADYINVQTVLEEKVDRMMKDIVG from the coding sequence ATGAAAAATTTAGATAAGGACATACAAAAGAAAATCGAAGATTGGTTAACCCCAAGTTATGATGAAGGAACGCGAAAAGCAGTTCAGGATTTAATCGACAATAATGAGGAGACGGAACTTACGGATTCTTTTTACAAGGATCTCGAATTTGGAACCGGAGGTTTAAGAGGCATTATGGGTGTAGGCTCCAATCGCATGAATAAGTATACGATCGGCAAAGCAACACAAGGATTAGCCAACTATCTAAAGAAACAGTTCCCAGATCAGGAGATTAAAGTAGCGGTATCGTATGACAGCCGCAACAATTCGCAGGCTTTTGGCCAGCTGGTTGCCAACGTGTTTGCGGCCAACGGCATCAAGGTACACCTATTCACGGCATTGCGCCCGACCCCAATGCTGTCGTTCGCCATCCGCCATTTCGGCTGTCAAAGTGGTGTTATGCTAACGGCTTCACACAACCCAAAGGAATACAATGGTTATAAGGCTTATTGGAATGATGGATGCCAGCTGACGGCCCCACATGATAAAAATGTAATCGATGAAGTAAACGCAATCAATGCTGTGAACGACATTAAATTTGAAGGGAACACACACAATATCATTCCCGTCGGCGATGAAATTGATCAGCTCTATATTGACGCCAATAAAAAATTAAGTATTCACCCTGAAGCGGTACTCGCTCAAAAAAACTTGAAAATTGTTTTTTCGCCGATACATGGAACTGGAATTACTATTGTCCCTAAAATGCTGGAGGCCTGGGGATTTGAAAATGTTTCAGTCGTTGCTGAACAAGCTACACCTGATGGCAACTTTCCAACGGTAATCTATCCAAACCCCGAAGAGGAAGATGCGATGGCCTTAGCAAAGAAAAAAGGAGAAGAAATTGACGCTGATCTTGTATTGGCAACAGACCCTGATGCCGATCGTGTAGGTATTGCCGTAAAAAATAATAATGGCGAGTTCCAACTGCTCAATGGGAATCAGATCGGCAGTTTATTGGTATACTACGTCCTCAGTACAAAAAGTGAACTAAAACAACTCGGATCGAATCCATATATCGTAAAAACCATCGTCACCAGCAATTTACAAGCCGATATCGCAGATCACTATGGTGTAAAACACTATGAAACCCTTACTGGCTTCAAATATATCGGTGAATTGATTACCAATTTAGGTGATTCAGCACAATATCTTGTGGGCGGAGAAGAAAGTTATGGTTTCTTAGTAGGTGATCTCGTGCGGGACAAAGATGCGCCGAACTCCTGTGCTTTCCTAGCCGAAATGACCGCCTATTTCAAAACAAAAGGAAAAACAGTTTACGAAGTCCTATTAGATATTTACAAAGAATTTGGCTGTTATCAAGAAAAGCTCATTTCCCTAACAAAAAAGGGGAAAGCTGGTGCCGAAGAAATTCAGGCCATGATGAATGGCCTACGTCACAATCTACCAACGACACTGGGAGGAATAAAAGTCAAAGAAATCCGGGACTACCAACTTTCCCAAACCACAGATATGAGTACAGGGGAGCGAAGAGCAATCTCGTTACCAAAGTCTGATGTATTACAATTTATAACAGTAGATGGCGATGTGATCTCTGCCAGACCCTCAGGAACAGAACCCAAGATTAAATTTTACTGTTCTGTAAAAGAAAACTTAACGGATACGGCAGATTATATCAATGTGCAAACTGTTTTGGAAGAGAAGGTTGACCGTATGATGAAAGATATCGTAGGCTAA